A single region of the Chelonia mydas isolate rCheMyd1 chromosome 4, rCheMyd1.pri.v2, whole genome shotgun sequence genome encodes:
- the LOC119566010 gene encoding maestro heat-like repeat family member 5 produces MSFYRRLRSFFQRLASREHREIHVHKVLVQPAAIEACSGLSPQEQALPEKPQGRKCSWTILSGMKRLCVCCQSHSAMAESSEERTASSPRRWTHLSLKKKAAETQVEAEEVKLQETTDKDEVDLTGTKKEPSDTKGKWEKGSPEEQEEERTPSPSLTSSSHMTMTPREHPSSAPLHALLMAAVKGLTTPTLQRFRAAEEELRAIVSLHGDKMERVGDVVGGILIWLDNSCDPRARRAVLRAMALLARSHPQDVVLTCVAHTLSSHRCAIELWKALGEEPQLTREVLQQLLDKLQQRRREEKSSHVSLAAMKTIYELLFLRGYREAILQMYPQLLILCVRQVQYVLDLHLPGTYMARQTSSPEEGSSCLSLLSTSVEAVKTLFSMPGYWKEFASIHFHRGWDMIASRYHYSQGVGLIARAMIEFENPQLPAVFREALTIVQSGKEEEQRTIALAFCTEVQFLRAQLPAILAVFCDRDGGRVLEAMHKAADIIHLLNREGLGSISQDIAVSLRPFIDDEKGSVRSAAIVLLGNVVSRVQDPDKPLVQQEIIHCLLPLLLHLEDQEESVKLSCKLTLFRCAVFLRWAHLKTLFRSMAWDGSSQLLKCVWICLMQNNESHIPKFLFQALQYLESSQTTIRHSAARFIGNTIHHYCDLLSETVNEDGISRLYEAFHEVPLKSDRTTWYILNRYYKYLQQLENLVLGSAFD; encoded by the exons ATGAGTTTTTACAGAAG GCTTCGTTCCTTTTTCCAAAGACTCGCCTCTCGGGAGCACAGAGAGATCCATGTGCACAAAGTGCTCGTCCAACCTGCAGCCATTGAGGCATGCTCTGGCCTCAGCCCCCAAGAACAGGCCTTGCCAGAGAAGCCCCAGGGAAGAAAATGCTCATGGACCATCCTGTCAGGCATGAAAAGACTCTGTGTCTGTTGCCAATCCCACAGCGCGATGGCAGAGAGCAGTGAGGAGAGAACAGCTTCCTCTCCAAGAAGGTGGACACACTTGTCCCTGAAGAAGAAAGCAGCTGAGACCcaggtggaggcagaggaggtGAAGCTGCAGGAGACGACAGACAAAGACGAAGTGGATCTTACAG GGACGAAGAAGGAGCCGTCTGACACGAAGGGGAAGTGGGAAAAAGGAAGCCcagaagagcaggaagaagagCGCACTCCCAGCCCCTCATTAACAAGCAGCTCCCATATGACGATG ACCCCCAGGGAGCACCCTTCCTCAGCCCCGCTCCATGCCCTGCTGATGGCAGCCGTGAAGGGTCTGACAACACCCACCCTGCAGAGATTTAGAGCCGCAGAGGAAGAGCTGAGGGCCATCGTATCTCTCCACGGAGACAAGATGGAGAGA GTTGGAGACGTGGTGGGAGGGATCTTAATCTGGCTCGACAACAGCTGTGATCCCAGAGCCAGAAGAGCAGTGCTCAGGGCCATGGCCTTGCTGGCTCGCTCCCACCCTCAGGACGTGGTTCTAACCTGTGTGGCTCACACGCTCTCATCGCACAG ATGTGCCATTGAGTTGTGGAAGGCCTTGGGTGAAGAACCACAGCTCAccagggaggtgctgcagcagctgctggacaaGCTCCAGCAGAGACGCCGGGAGGAGAAGAGCAGCCATGTGTCTCTGGCT GCAATGAAGACCATTTATGAGCTCCTTTTCCTACGGGGATACCGAGAAGCCATCCTGCAAATGTATCCCCAGCTGCTCATTCTCTGCGTCAGGCAAGTGCAGTACGTGCTGGATCTGCACTTGCCAGGGACCTACATGGCCAGGCAGACATCCAGCCCCGAGGAGGGatccagctgcctcagcctcCTAAG CACCTCAGTGGAGGCTGTGAAGACGCTTTTCTCCATGCCCGGCTACTGGAAGGAATTTGCCAGCATCCACTTTCATCGGGGTTGGGACATGATAGCCTCCCGATATCACTACTCGCAGGGGGTTGGCCTGATTGCAAG AGCCATGATCGAGTTTGAGaaccctcagctccctgcagtttTCAGAGAGGCACTCACCATCGTCcagagtgggaaggaggaggagcagagaactATCGCCCTGGCTTTCTGCACTGAG GTGCAATTCTTACGGGCCCAGCTGCCAGCAATCCTGGCCGTCTTTTGTGACAGGGATGGAGGGCGTGTCCTGGAGGCCATGCATAAAGCTGCAGACATCATCCACCTCCTCAACAGGGAGGGGCTTGGCTCCATCTCCCAGGATATTGCAGTCAGCCTTCGCCCCTTCATTGATGAT GAGAAGGGCAGTGTGCGCTCAGCTGCCATTGTACTGCTTGGCAACGTGGTGAGCAGGGTGCAGGACCCCGACAAACCCTTGGTGCAGCAGGAAATCATCCACTGCttgctccccctgctgctgcatctTGAAGACCAGGAGGAGAGTGTGAAACTG TCATGTAAACTGACGCTCTTCCGCTGCGCAGTCTTCCTCAGGTGGGCTCATTTGAAGACGCTCTTCCGCAGCATGGCCTGGGATGGCTCCTCACAGCTCTTGAAGTGTGTCTGGATCTGCTTG ATGCAGAACAACGAGAGCCACATCCCCAAATTCCTGTTCCAGGCCTTACAGTACCTGGAAAGCTCACAGACAACAATAAGACATTCAGCAGCCCGATTCATTG GAAATACTATCCACCATTACTGCGATTTGTTGTCTGAAACCGTGAATGAAGATGGCATCTCCCGCCTGTATGAAG CTTTTCACGAAGTGCCTTTGAAATCGGACAGGACTACGTGGTACATCCTCAAcagatattataaatatttgcagcaGCTTGAAAATCTCGTGTTGGGTTCTGCATTCGACTAG